One region of Intestinimonas massiliensis (ex Afouda et al. 2020) genomic DNA includes:
- a CDS encoding flavin reductase family protein, with translation MLERIDVKTLDQNVCSLIGDQWMLITAGTPERCNTMTASWGGLGVLWGTNVATCYIRPQRYTREFVEREAYFTLAFFGEEHRKALALCGARSGRDIDKIRECGFTVAAGAGNAPYFEEAELVLVCRKLYWQDMDPAHFLDPGIDGKWYPDQDYHRIYIGEIVECLKKV, from the coding sequence ATGCTTGAGAGAATCGACGTCAAGACCCTGGATCAAAATGTATGTTCCCTGATCGGGGACCAGTGGATGCTGATCACCGCCGGAACGCCCGAGAGATGCAACACCATGACGGCGAGCTGGGGGGGCCTTGGAGTGCTGTGGGGGACCAATGTGGCCACCTGCTACATCCGGCCCCAGCGGTACACCAGGGAGTTTGTGGAGCGGGAGGCCTACTTCACGCTGGCCTTTTTCGGTGAGGAGCACCGCAAGGCGCTGGCCCTCTGTGGGGCCAGGAGCGGCCGGGACATCGACAAGATAAGGGAATGCGGCTTTACGGTAGCCGCCGGAGCGGGAAACGCGCCCTATTTCGAGGAGGCCGAGCTGGTGCTGGTCTGCCGCAAGTTGTACTGGCAGGACATGGACCCCGCCCACTTCCTGGACCCCGGGATTGATGGCAAGTGGTATCCGGACCAGGATTATCACCGGATCTATATCGGCGAGATTGTGGAGTGTTTGAAAAAGGTCTGA
- the rpmE gene encoding 50S ribosomal protein L31, translating into MKEGIHPNYQQTTIKCACGNVIETGSTKKDIKVEVCSKCHPFFTGKQKMVDTGGRVSRFNKKFGLDQK; encoded by the coding sequence ATGAAGGAAGGCATCCATCCCAACTACCAGCAGACCACCATCAAGTGCGCCTGTGGTAACGTGATCGAGACCGGTTCTACCAAGAAGGACATTAAGGTGGAGGTTTGCTCCAAGTGTCACCCCTTTTTCACCGGCAAGCAGAAGATGGTGGATACGGGCGGACGTGTCAGCCGCTTCAACAAGAAGTTTGGTCTGGACCAGAAGTAA